One Dermacentor albipictus isolate Rhodes 1998 colony unplaced genomic scaffold, USDA_Dalb.pri_finalv2 scaffold_145, whole genome shotgun sequence genomic region harbors:
- the LOC139053502 gene encoding uncharacterized protein, with the protein MPTAAALSLNATLKFLDVGIDCGRPLRSSVWPDLVRGPLMKMKEKLALIRTNYLGISSTLRRLSDFFTLLSPVYPLLEEGERVELKKFTVDFLAKHSITGNPYETQIMLVIHACKSTT; encoded by the exons ATGCCTACCGCCGCGGCACTTTCGCTTAATGCCACGCTCAAGTTTCTGGATGTTGGCATCGATTGTGGCAGGCCTCTCCGAAG CTCcgtatggccagacctggtgaggggccctttaatgaagATGAAGGAGAAGCTAGCCCTCATAAGGACGAACTACCTGGGAATTTCAAGTACACTGCGCAGACTGTCTG ATTTCTTCACCTTGCTGAGCCCTGTCTATCCCCTGTTAGAGGAAGGTGAAAGAGTCGAACTAAAGAAGTTCACGGTCGACTTTCTCGCCAAACACAGCATTACCGGGAACCCTTACGAGACACAGATAATGCTCGTCATTCATGCCTGCAAGTCTACCACCTGA
- the LOC139053503 gene encoding juvenile hormone acid O-methyltransferase-like, with amino-acid sequence MLDFAREHRAHPLIEYRTLDLAAEDDVARFVREHGRFQRVYSFLTIHWTADQHGAMRNIETLMAPGGECFLVFSDNIVLFDIFKAMMTDPRWAKYEDILKAYIPETVGMKDIRSLRSHLASIVSATNLTPLACEVIRTKAIMKLGRETSPGT; translated from the exons ATGTTGGACTTTGCGCGCGAGCACAGAGCTCACCCTCTGATCGAGTATCGAACCCTGGACCTGGCCGCTGAAGACGACGTCGCTCGATTTGTACGCGAGCACGGCCGTTTCCAACGGGTCTACTCGTTCCTGACAATACACTGGACGGCCGACCAGCATGGCGCCATGAGGAACATCGAGACGCTAATGGCTCCTGGCGGGGAGTGCTTCCTCGTGTTCTCGGACAACATAGTGCTGTTCGACATCTTCAAGGCCATGATGACTGATCCGCGGTGGGCAAAGTACGAAGAC ATTTTAAAAGCTTACATCCCAGAGACCGTTGGAATGAAGGATATTAGGTCTCTGCGCTCGCACCTGGCCAGCATCGTGAGCGCGACAAACCTCACTCCGCTTGCTTGCGAAGTAATTCGTACCAAGGCCATCATGAAACTCGGCCGGGAAACATCTCCAGGTACGTAG